From Cinclus cinclus chromosome 2, bCinCin1.1, whole genome shotgun sequence, one genomic window encodes:
- the LOC134041320 gene encoding histone H2A, sperm-like, giving the protein MSGRGKKQAVAGTSGSALKSSKAARAGLQFPVGRIYRFLRRGKYADRIGSGAAIYLAAVLEYLVAEILELAGNAARENRKTRILPRHIQLAVRNDDELNKLLAGVTIPQGGVLPNILAQLLPKKTLQKKTGGNVSSSQEYGGSQ; this is encoded by the coding sequence ATGTCTGGACGTGGAAAGAAGCAAGCAGTGGCTGGCACCTCAGGAAGTGCATTAAAGAGCAGcaaagcagccagagcaggtctGCAGTTCCCTGTGGGTCGTATCTATAGATTCCTCCGAAGAGGGAAGTATGCTGATAGGATTGGTTCTGGTGCTGCTATCTACCTGGCTGCGGTGTTGGAGTACTTGGTAGCAGAgatcctggagctggcagggaatgCTGCACGTGAAAACAGGAAGACAAGGATCCTGCCCAGGCACATTCAGCTGGCTGTGAGAAATGATGATGAGCTGAACAAGCTCCTTGCCGGTGTGACTATTCCGCAAGGCGGGGTTCTGCCAAATATCCTTGCTCAGCTCCTTCCAAAGAAAActcttcagaagaaaactggTGGAAATGTTTCATCTTCTCAAGAATATGGTGGTAGCCAGTAA